The following is a genomic window from Planctomycetota bacterium.
CCCGCATGCTCGAGGTCAATCTCGACGGCGCGTCCCACGGCATGGTCTGGACCAAGATGGGCGGCATGGTCGCCTACCGAGGCCAGGTGAAGTTCACGCGACAGGGCGTCATGGAGGAGGGGCTCGGCAAGTTCCTCAAGCGTCAGTTCACCGGCGAAGGTGCCAAGCTCACCAAGGCCGAGGGCCAAGGCAAGGTCTACCTAGCCGACACCGGTAAGAAGTTGACCATCTTGCAGTTACAGGGCGACGCAGTGGTCGTCAACGGGGAGGATCTGCTCGCCTTTGAGTCGTCGTTGAGCTACGACGTCAAGATGATGAAGAAGATGGCTGCCGTCGTCAGCGGTGGGCTCTTCAACGTCCGCGTCGAGGGCACGGGTCTGGTCTGCATCGGCACGCACCACGACCCGCTCACCCTCCGCGTCCGCCCCGGCGAGACCGTCTTCACCGACCCCAACGCGACCGTCGCCTGGAGCGGCAACCTCAACCCCGGCTTCAAGACCGACGTCAGCCTCAAGACCTTCGTCGGCCGAGGCTCGGGCGAGAGCTTCCAGATGCAGTTCGACGGCAACGCCGGCGGTGGGGGCGTGGGCTGGGTCGTCGTCCAGCCGTACGAAGAGTCACCGCTGCAGGCGTCATCGTAAGCCCCTTCACATCAGCGATTTGCCAATCATGCTCACAACCCTCGACCACCCTGTCATCCGCACCAAGCTCGCGGAGCTGCGCGACCGCCGGACCGAGAGCCGGGCGTTTCGGGCGCTGGTCGAGGAGGTGGCGATGCTGATGACGTACGAGATCACGCGGAGTATGCCGACGCGGGAGCGGTCGATCACGACGCCGCTGGAACCCACTGTCGGCCATGAGCTTGCGAGGCCGGTCTGTCTGGTGCCGATTCTGCGGGCGGGCCTTGGCATGACCAGCGGCGTGATGCGGCTCATCACCGACTGCCGCGTCGGCCACGTCGGGCTCGAGCGCGACGAGAAGACCGCCGAGGCCGGAGCGTACTACCATAAACTCCCACCGGACATTGCCTTATGCGAGACGATCGTCACGGACCCGATGCTGGCAACAGGCGGCAGTGCGTGTCGGTGCATCGCGTTCCTGAAGAGCCAAGGCGTGAGCGCGAGCAACATCCGGTTCATGTGCTTGGTCGCCGCCCCGGAGGGCATCGCAAAGCTGGAGGCGGAGCATCCGGACGTGCCGGTCTTCGCGGCCGAGGTGGATCGCGAGCTGGACGAGCGGCACTACATCCGCCCCGGCCTCGGCGACGCCGGCGACCGCATCTTCGGCACGTGATCGCCCCGTAGGGTGGGCCCCGGCCCACCTCTGCGACGGAATGACTCCGAATGGTGGGCCCGGGCCCACCCTACGCAACACGCTGATGGCCAACACGATTCGCAAGCTCGTCACGTACACCGGCCGGGTCCAGGGCGTCGGATTTCGAGCGACGACTCGCTCGATTTCCCGCGGCTTCGCCGTGGCCGGCTACGTGAAGAACCTCCCTGACGGCCGCGTCGAACTCGCCGCCGAAGGCGAGCCGGCGGTCGTCGCGGGTTTCCTGGCAAGCGTCCGCGAGGTCCTGGGCCGGTACATCACCGACGAACAGACCGACGTCCGCGGGCCACAGGGTGAGACGGGCTTCGCGATCAGGCGGTGAGTCATGCAACGCGTTGACGACTGACACGGCCCGGTGCGCGATCCCGTCAGCGATGTCAGCCGCGGGTCTACGACCCGCCGGTTCGACGGCGCGCGATGCACGATTCTTAGTTGAAAATCGCGTTTTCCGCGTGTGCTCCGTTGCGGGGCGGCAGCAGGTGGATGTCTCCTGCGTCGTCGGACCTGCGGGCCGTAGGCCCGCGGCTGGGGTCACTGGATGAGCGGTCGCGAGCGGACGAGTGTTCGGTCGACGGGCTCGTGGTACCGTCGACGGCGCGTCATGCCCGGTGATCGACCAGACCGACCCACCAAGCCCGCCGAGCCGGTGCTCGGCTATGCGGGTCCTCGTCCAGACGAGCCGAAGCCGATCGTGATGGCTGCGTGGGTGTCACTCGTGTTGGGCAGCTTCTGCGTGCTGCTCATCCCGTTCCTTGCCCTCAGCCTCGGTTGGCGGACCGAGAACGGACCGCTTGCCCTTGCTGGACTTTGCGTCGCCGCGGTTCTCGTGTCAGCACTTGCCCTCTGGCAGACTCGTCAGATCAGCCGCGTGCACGTCGAGCGGTTCGCAAGGCCACGTCGCGGACGCCTCCTGGTCTTCCTCGGGCTCGTCGGGGCAGGGCTTGGCCTGCTCGCCCTGGCGATGCAGCCACGCGGCAACTACGCCAACGTCTGGTCGACAACCCGCTGTGTCAGCCATCTTCGCCAGATCGCGCAGGCCGCGATCCAGTACACGATCGACACCGATGGCGTGACACCGCCGAACGCTGAGACCCTCGTGGCGGAATACGACCTGTTCCCAGAGGTCTTCGCTTGCCCGGCAGGCGACGAGGTCGCCGGCCTGCCACTCGAAGTGGGCACGACGTCCAGCTACGGGCTGTTCCTCGATCAGATATCGAGCGACTTTGCCAGCGCATCACCGGACGCCGTGGTCGGCTTCTGCATCCACGGCCATGGTTCCGCCGACGACGAAGGACAGCCGACGCAGACGATCGTGCTCTACGCGGACGGCAGCGTGAGGCCAACCGGTTACCGCGAGCTGGCGAAGCTTTTGGCTCAGCAGATGACAGCGGTGGAGTCGGAGAAGCCCTGAGCCGGGTGCAGCCCCATCCGTCATGCTGAGCGAGCGGAGCGAGTCGAAGGACCTCGCCCGGACGCGGGCGCGATGGGTGTCTTGCTGCGATGCCCTTCGGCTACGTTCGGGATGACGGAGGGGCATGCTGTGGCTCCTCTTAGCTTGCCGTCGAGCCCGCTTCGGGACCGTGGGCTGTAAGCCCGCGGCTGGG
Proteins encoded in this region:
- a CDS encoding acylphosphatase, which translates into the protein MANTIRKLVTYTGRVQGVGFRATTRSISRGFAVAGYVKNLPDGRVELAAEGEPAVVAGFLASVREVLGRYITDEQTDVRGPQGETGFAIRR
- a CDS encoding AIM24 family protein, yielding RMLEVNLDGASHGMVWTKMGGMVAYRGQVKFTRQGVMEEGLGKFLKRQFTGEGAKLTKAEGQGKVYLADTGKKLTILQLQGDAVVVNGEDLLAFESSLSYDVKMMKKMAAVVSGGLFNVRVEGTGLVCIGTHHDPLTLRVRPGETVFTDPNATVAWSGNLNPGFKTDVSLKTFVGRGSGESFQMQFDGNAGGGGVGWVVVQPYEESPLQASS
- the upp gene encoding uracil phosphoribosyltransferase, translating into MLTTLDHPVIRTKLAELRDRRTESRAFRALVEEVAMLMTYEITRSMPTRERSITTPLEPTVGHELARPVCLVPILRAGLGMTSGVMRLITDCRVGHVGLERDEKTAEAGAYYHKLPPDIALCETIVTDPMLATGGSACRCIAFLKSQGVSASNIRFMCLVAAPEGIAKLEAEHPDVPVFAAEVDRELDERHYIRPGLGDAGDRIFGT